TTGCCGTTTATCCGTTCTGTTGAAGAATTTATATTTTGTCGAAATCGGATTCAAGCCGCTCATCTATTGGAGCATCTGCAGGTTTGGATCATGGCGGAAGTGCCTTCAGTGCTGTTTCAACTGCCTGAATATGTCGCAGCAGGGGTGCAGGGCATTGCGATTGGCACTAATGATTTAACCCAGCTGCTCTTAGGCGTTAATCGAGAGAATACCTATTTGACGGAGCGATATGGGGCTGACCATCCCGCCGTCGTTACAGCCCTCTCCCAACTGGTCAAGACTGCCAAAGCGCTGGAAATCCCCTGTTCGATTTGTGGCCAAGCCCCCGTCCAACATCCGCAACTCATTCACCAGTTTGTTGAATGGGGAGTGACGGCAATTTCTGTGGATATGTCTGCAGTACCCGCAACTCAGATTGCGATCGCAAACGCCGAAGCACAACTCAAATCCAAATCTTCCCCATCTTCAGTTATCCAAAAAGGTTGATGGACTGAGATAATGGCAATGGGCGTCCCTAAATACGTCTTCGTTCATTTGTCTTTTCTAAGCCATGCAAACTTACCACTACGCCCTTGCCAGTCAGCGCTATCTCTTTGAAGAAGAGCCCTTTGAAGAAGTTCTCAAAGAACGTCATCGTTACTACAAAGAAAAAAATAAAGAGATTGATTTTTGGGTGGTCATGCAGCCTGCATTTCTAGACCTGCCCGAAATGCAAGCCATCAAAGCCAAGTGTCCTCAGCCTTCTGTGGCGATTGTGTCTACCAATCCGACCTTTGTGACTTGGTTGAAGTTGCGGTTGGAATATGTTTACATCGGCGAGTTTCAGGCCCCTTCAGAAAGCATCCCTGATCCCCTAGCATCTTTAGCTTCCGTATAGTTTTTGGGCTTAAGGCTGCTGATTCAGGTCAAGGGTGGCCCTATGCCGCCTCATAAATCCCCGTAAATACTTTTTCTGCTGGACCCGTCATCAAAACAGACTGCCCTTTGCCATCCCAGCGAATCTGCAAAGGCCCCCCTGGCAGTTCAATCGTCGCTTGAGATTGGCTCTTACCCGTGAGTACTCCCGCCACTAGAACGGCACAGGCTCCTGTTCCACAAGCTAGGGTTGGGCCTGCGCCCCGCTCCCACACCAACATTTTTAGATAGTCAGGGCGCATCACCTGTATGAATTCAGTATTAATGCGTTGGGGAAATGCAGGGTGATGCTCAAACTGAGGACCAAGGGTCTGGAAATCAATTGCCTCTAAGTCTCCAACAAAGGTGATGCAGTGGGGATTGCCCATACTGACGCAGGTCACTGACCAGGACTGTCCTCCCACCTCCAAGGGCTGATTCACGACCGGATCGGTGCCTTGTCCCAAAGTCGTCGGAATCTCTTGGGGCACCAGAAAGGGAGGTCCCATATCCACCTTTACCAGGCCATCGGTCTGCAAGCTAGGGGTAATGGTGCCTGCCAAGGTATGAATTCGATAGGTTATTTCGGTTTGGGGGGGCTTGCCTTCTAAATGGGCTAGGAAGCGGGCTAAACAGCGAATACCATTGCCACACATCTCCGGTTCGGAACCGTCGGAGTTATAGATGCGCATGGTGTAGTCCGTGTCCCCTTCTGGGGGTAAGGCAAAGATAACGCCATCCCCGCCGATACCAAAGTTGCGATCGCACATCCGCACCGCTTGTTCGGGAGTCAAACAGGGTTGAGCTTGGTGGCGATTATCGATCAGGATAAAATCATTTCCCAATCCTTGATATTTTGTAAACTCAACCCGCATCGATATTCCTTAGGCAAAAACAACGTCTTTCTATACTACTCTGGCAATCAGAGAAGTCTATGCCAAGATTTTTATGGGTATCATGGCAGGATAAACCATCTCTATAATGGCTTCACGGATCACCTCCGAAACGCCTAATCTGTTCTTTTATCCCTCTCGCAGCGAAAATAATGTCAACTGAACTTGATGTCAAACTGCCTAGTTTTCGGCAACTTCAGACTCTGATTCAAGAAGAATCTGAAGTGGAGATCAAATTAATCACCAACGATTTACTCGTCGGCAAAGTGCGTTGGCAAGATAATTTCTGTATCTGCTTACTCGATCATTATGATCAGCCGACCATCGTCTGGAAGCAGGCTATCGTCTTTCTCAAACCCAAGCCTTAGGCAATCTTCAGGTGTAAAATTGTGAGATTAAGACGGTAGCTCAGTATAGAATCCACAATATTTAATGGCAAAATAGCCGATTGGTTTGCAGTAAAAGGAAACGAACCATGACCCAGGGGGTTGACAGTCGAAGTTCCCAACCTTATCAGCCGATAGGGGCATATCTAGTGGAAGCGGGGCTAATCACAGATGCCCAAGTAGGGGTAGCCCTCGCGGATCAGAATGTCACGGCTATGCCATTTGGTGAGATTGTCGTGGCTCGAGGTTGGGTCAAAGAGCAAACTGTTGAATTTATTATGCATCGGGTAGTACTCCCCGAGCGGAGCAGCCAAGCAGCATCCGACGGCATGCAAGATTGCTTAACCCATCGCCAGCGACCAGCACCTGGTCAAATCGATCCCCACTCAACAACACCCCAAGCAGGGGTGTCCTGGCTCGGCTAGCGGAACCTAGTTCATCGCCATCTAGACTATGTACTTGTAGACTGCATCCGTTTATCTCTGCATGACTTATAAGAATCTTCGTAGGCTGAGCTTTCTCCTCTTCGCTACAGTAGGAAGCACCCTATCTACCGCCTTATCTGCCCAAGCGTTAGACGTCACTATAACCCCTAAAAAGCCCAGATTGGGCGACACTCTGGCCATTACCGTCAAGCCGGATCCAGGCGAACAACTCACTCAAGCACCCGTCGTCAAAGTGGCGGGCAAAAAACTTCCCGTCTATCCCATCGCGACCAACCGCTGGCGGGCTTTTTTACCCACCATTCCCTTAGAAAAACATGGTCGTCGCAGCCTGGTCGTGACGGGGAATCAACAAGCACGCAACATGGTGCTGTGGATTGGTAAAAAATGGTACCGGACCCAGAGCATTTGGTTACCCCCTGGTAAAGGTTCAGGCACAGACTTTGAATTCGATCGCGTGGATGCCTTTAAAGCCATTGTCTCTCCTAAAAAACTTTGGAGCGGAAAGTTCCTCCGTCCTAATAATGGCCCTCTCACTGCTGGGTATGGAATCAAACGAATTTACAATGGCGATTACTCCGATCCCGATTATCATCGGGGCTTAGATTATGCAGGCTGGGGTGGATCTCCCGTCAAAGCTTCAGCTGCTGGCCAGGTGCGCCTCGTGGGTCGAGAATCTCAAGGGTTCCGGATTCATGGCAATGTCATTGGCATTGATCATGGCCAAGGGGTGAATACGGTATATCTACATTTACGGAATATTAAAGTCAAAGAAGGCCAAATGGTTCGTGCCGGCCAAATCATCGGCACGGTCGGTTCAACCGGTGCGTCGACGGGGCCTCACCTCCACTTTGGGTTAAATGTGAATGGCCAAGCGGTTGATCCAACCCCATGGCTGAAATGGGGTTTGCAATAACAGCGTCCGTTTTTCTCTCTGCGTTCTGATTCAGGGCCGTGATCTGAGAGGATAGGTCTCAGACGGATTGTGGAGGCCCCTAGAAGATTGCAAAAGCTGTTGCGACTGTCCCAGCTCATCGATCGCATCAACGAAGGCGTGGGCAAATTTGCCGTCCTCCTAATTCCGTTGATGATTGCCATTGGGGTTTGGAATACCTTAGGGCGAAAAATAGGCAATTTGATCGGCCAAAATCTGAGTTCCAATTCTTTGATTGAGGGACAAGCCTATCTATTCGCCCTCACATTTTTATTGGGGGCAGCCTATACCTTCAAACACAATGGCCATGTGCGAGTCGATGCATTTTATGATCGCTGGCCGCCCCAGCGACAGACTTGGGTCAACTTCTTAGGGGCAATCCTGTTTGTCATCCCTTTTTGTAGTCTGATGATCTATTACGTCTGGTCCCCCATCATCAATTCTTGGGAGGTTTGGGAAGTCTCGCCGGATGCAGGGGGCTTACCCCGTTATCCCATTAAATCTGTGGTCTGCGTCTTCTTTGTACTGCTCTTACTACAAGGCATTTCAGAAGCCATCAAAAATGGGATCAAACTGAGACGGTTCCGCCTCGGCCAAGACGGAGAAACCGACCATGGACTATAACTGGCTGAGCCTGGCCATGTTTGGGGTCGCCTTAGTCCTGCTGTCGGCAGGTTATCCGGTGGCCTTCACCTTGAGTGGCGTGGCTCTGTTATTCAGCATGTTACCCACAGCCATCAGTTGGGTCGATCCAGAAATTTTGGTAGATCCCAATCTGTTGGCTATGCCTCAGGAAATTTTCGCCACCATGCTGAGCAATACGCTCCTGGCGATTCCCTACTTTATTTTTATGGGGGCCATGCTGGAGAAATCAGGCTTAGCCGAGAAGCTGCTCGAAACCATCGGTATTCTCTTCGGTCCAATTCGCGGCGGACTGGCTTTAGCTGTGGTGTTTGTGGGGGCTTTGCTAGCCGCGACAACAGGCGTTGTAGCCGCCTCGGTCGTAGCCATGGGCCTAATCTCGCTGCCGATCATGCTCCGCTACAACTACAGTAAGGAGCTAACTGCCGGGGTAATTGTCGCCTCTGGAACCTTGGGGCAAATTATCCCCCCTAGCGTGGTGCTAGTGGTGTTAGGGGATCAACTCGGTGTGCCGGTGGGAGATTTATTCCTAGGGGCCTTGATTCCAGGTTTAATGATTGCCGGGATGTTTGCCCTGCATATTATTATTGTTGCCATCTTTAAACCCGAGGCTGCCCCCGCTTTGCCCCTCTCCGTCAGGGAAATCCAAGGGAAAGAGCTCGCGCTTCGAGTCATCAAAGTCTTAATTCCACCCCTAGCCCTGATTTTTTTGGTTTTGGGCAGTATCTTTTGGGGAATTGCAACGCCCACAGAAGCAGGAGCCTTGGGGGCATTAGGCGCCATTCTGCTAGCCTGGGCCAATGGTGAATTTTCCTTAAAGCGGCTGTTTGAAGTATCAGAGTCTACCCTTCGCATCACCAGTATGGTGATGCTAATTCTGATCGGCTCTCGGGCCTTTAGCCTAATCTTTATTGGTTTAGGCGGAAATATCCTGGTCTCTGATGCATTGCAAAACCTACCGGGCGGTGAACTTAGCTTCTTAATCGTCAGTATGCTGACGGTATTTTTGCTAGGTTTCTTTATCGACTTTTTTCAAATCGCCTTTATTGTGGTGCCCATTTTTCGGCCCATCGCCCAATCCTTGGACATGGACTTGCTGTGGTATGGCATTTTGCTTGGGGTCAACTTACAAACGTCGTTTTTAACCCCTCCCTTTGGCTTTGCCTTGTTCTACTTAAGGGGGGTCGCTCCACCCGAAATCAAAACGTCAGACATTTATCGCGGGGCCATCCCTTTTATCGTCCTGCAGCTGATTGTGTTGGTGCTTTTGGTACAGTTCCCGGAGCTTGTAACGTTTTTACCTTCCTTAAAGTCAGCACCAACGGGTGGCGTATAGCTATATTTTTTGCAGGGAAATAAAATTTTAGACCCAGTGATGGCCCATTGCAGATAATTGGGAATACTAAGGGGTAATCGGCAAATCGGTTAAAGTACG
The Acaryochloris marina S15 genome window above contains:
- a CDS encoding MgPME-cyclase complex family protein; the protein is MQTYHYALASQRYLFEEEPFEEVLKERHRYYKEKNKEIDFWVVMQPAFLDLPEMQAIKAKCPQPSVAIVSTNPTFVTWLKLRLEYVYIGEFQAPSESIPDPLASLASV
- a CDS encoding Hfq-related RNA-binding protein is translated as MSTELDVKLPSFRQLQTLIQEESEVEIKLITNDLLVGKVRWQDNFCICLLDHYDQPTIVWKQAIVFLKPKP
- the dapF gene encoding diaminopimelate epimerase — encoded protein: MRVEFTKYQGLGNDFILIDNRHQAQPCLTPEQAVRMCDRNFGIGGDGVIFALPPEGDTDYTMRIYNSDGSEPEMCGNGIRCLARFLAHLEGKPPQTEITYRIHTLAGTITPSLQTDGLVKVDMGPPFLVPQEIPTTLGQGTDPVVNQPLEVGGQSWSVTCVSMGNPHCITFVGDLEAIDFQTLGPQFEHHPAFPQRINTEFIQVMRPDYLKMLVWERGAGPTLACGTGACAVLVAGVLTGKSQSQATIELPGGPLQIRWDGKGQSVLMTGPAEKVFTGIYEAA
- a CDS encoding TRAP transporter large permease subunit; this encodes MDYNWLSLAMFGVALVLLSAGYPVAFTLSGVALLFSMLPTAISWVDPEILVDPNLLAMPQEIFATMLSNTLLAIPYFIFMGAMLEKSGLAEKLLETIGILFGPIRGGLALAVVFVGALLAATTGVVAASVVAMGLISLPIMLRYNYSKELTAGVIVASGTLGQIIPPSVVLVVLGDQLGVPVGDLFLGALIPGLMIAGMFALHIIIVAIFKPEAAPALPLSVREIQGKELALRVIKVLIPPLALIFLVLGSIFWGIATPTEAGALGALGAILLAWANGEFSLKRLFEVSESTLRITSMVMLILIGSRAFSLIFIGLGGNILVSDALQNLPGGELSFLIVSMLTVFLLGFFIDFFQIAFIVVPIFRPIAQSLDMDLLWYGILLGVNLQTSFLTPPFGFALFYLRGVAPPEIKTSDIYRGAIPFIVLQLIVLVLLVQFPELVTFLPSLKSAPTGGV
- a CDS encoding TRAP transporter small permease subunit — protein: MQKLLRLSQLIDRINEGVGKFAVLLIPLMIAIGVWNTLGRKIGNLIGQNLSSNSLIEGQAYLFALTFLLGAAYTFKHNGHVRVDAFYDRWPPQRQTWVNFLGAILFVIPFCSLMIYYVWSPIINSWEVWEVSPDAGGLPRYPIKSVVCVFFVLLLLQGISEAIKNGIKLRRFRLGQDGETDHGL
- a CDS encoding M23 family metallopeptidase, translating into MTYKNLRRLSFLLFATVGSTLSTALSAQALDVTITPKKPRLGDTLAITVKPDPGEQLTQAPVVKVAGKKLPVYPIATNRWRAFLPTIPLEKHGRRSLVVTGNQQARNMVLWIGKKWYRTQSIWLPPGKGSGTDFEFDRVDAFKAIVSPKKLWSGKFLRPNNGPLTAGYGIKRIYNGDYSDPDYHRGLDYAGWGGSPVKASAAGQVRLVGRESQGFRIHGNVIGIDHGQGVNTVYLHLRNIKVKEGQMVRAGQIIGTVGSTGASTGPHLHFGLNVNGQAVDPTPWLKWGLQ